A region of Desulfolithobacter dissulfuricans DNA encodes the following proteins:
- a CDS encoding FlgO family outer membrane protein, translated as MKRKGWLLVGVGLLMLAGGCSKLNCTPFEQVLGSGIDLVGLGREISDALISGASPPLHPRQPILVTTIVDNNNLEQTSSFGRSLQNHLASGFVRRGFTVRELKLRNNLLVRSGAGEFMLSRDLETLSRKQQAQAVVVGTYTLSNRLLYLSVHLVRPTDRTILATWDRRLCLDENTLRMLGFEFQDMEEITPPSRSLLDRILYF; from the coding sequence ATGAAACGAAAGGGATGGCTGCTCGTCGGAGTGGGCCTGCTGATGCTTGCCGGTGGCTGCAGCAAGTTGAACTGTACGCCATTTGAACAGGTTCTGGGATCTGGAATTGATCTTGTCGGCCTGGGGCGGGAGATCAGCGATGCCCTGATATCGGGTGCCTCTCCTCCTCTGCATCCACGCCAGCCCATCCTGGTCACAACCATTGTTGACAACAATAACCTGGAACAGACCTCATCCTTTGGCCGCAGTCTGCAGAATCACCTGGCCTCCGGTTTCGTCCGCCGGGGTTTCACGGTCCGGGAGCTCAAGCTCCGCAACAACCTGCTGGTCCGTTCCGGGGCCGGGGAATTCATGCTGTCGCGTGACCTGGAAACGCTTTCCCGCAAACAGCAGGCCCAGGCCGTGGTGGTGGGAACCTACACTCTGAGCAACCGGCTTCTGTACCTGTCGGTCCACCTGGTCCGCCCCACCGACCGGACCATTCTCGCCACCTGGGACAGACGGCTGTGTCTGGATGAGAATACCCTGCGGATGCTGGGCTTTGAATTCCAGGACATGGAGGAGATCACTCCGCCGTCCCGCTCCCTGCTGGACAGGATTCTCTATTTCTGA